Proteins encoded in a region of the Piliocolobus tephrosceles isolate RC106 chromosome 18, ASM277652v3, whole genome shotgun sequence genome:
- the TUBB6 gene encoding tubulin beta-6 chain isoform X2 codes for MAASFLLMADSILCRDTAMDLTSLQLIGQTGAGNNWAKGHYTEGAELVDAVLDVVRKECERCDCLQGFQLTHSLGGGTGSGMGTLLISKIREEFPDRIMNTFSVMPSPKVSDTVVEPYNATLSVHQLVENTDETYCIDNEALYDICFRTLKLGTPTYGDLNHLVSATMSGVTTSLRFPGQLNADLRKLAVNMVPFPRLHFFMPGFAPLTSRGSQQYRALTVPELTQQMFDARNMMAACDPRRGRYLTVAAVFRGRMSMKEVDEQMLAVQSKNSSSFVEWIPNNVKVAVCDIPPRGLKMAATFIGNSTAIQELFKRISEQFSAMFRRKAFLHWFTGEGMDEMEFTEAESNMNDLVSEYQQYQDATANDGEDAFEDEEEEIDG; via the coding sequence GCCAGACGGGCGCGGGGAACAACTGGGCGAAGGGGCACTACACGGAGGGCGCGGAGCTGGTGGACGCGGTGCTGGACGTGGTGCGCAAGGAGTGCGAGCGCTGCGACTGCCTGCAGGGCTTCCAGCTGACGCACTCGCTGGGCGGCGGCACGGGCTCGGGCATGGGCACGCTGCTCATCAGCAAGATCCGCGAGGAGTTCCCGGACCGCATCATGAACACCTTCAGCGTCATGCCCTCGCCCAAGGTGTCGGACACGGTGGTGGAGCCCTACAACGCCACGCTGTCGGTGCACCAGCTGGTGGAGAACACGGACGAGACCTACTGCATCGACAACGAGGCGCTCTACGACATCTGCTTCCGCACGCTCAAGCTGGGCACCCCCACCTACGGCGACCTCAACCACCTGGTGTCGGCCACCATGAGCGGCGTCACCACCTCGCTGCGCTTCCCGGGCCAGCTCAACGCCGACCTGCGCAAGCTGGCGGTGAACATGGTGCCCTTCCCGCGCCTGCACTTCTTCATGCCCGGCTTCGCGCCCCTCACCAGCCGGGGCAGCCAGCAGTACCGCGCGCTGACCGTGCCCGAGCTCACCCAGCAGATGTTCGACGCCAGGAACATGATGGCCGCGTGCGACCCGCGCCGCGGCCGCTACCTGACCGTGGCCGCCGTGTTCCGCGGCCGCATGTCCATGAAGGAGGTGGACGAGCAGATGCTGGCCGTCCAGAGCAAGAACAGCAGCTCCTTCGTGGAGTGGATCCCCAACAACGTGAAGGTGGCCGTGTGCGACATCCCGCCCCGCGGCCTGAAGATGGCCGCGACCTTCATCGGCAACAGCACGGCCATCCAGGAGCTGTTCAAGCGCATCTCCGAGCAGTTCTCGGCCATGTTCCGGCGCAAGGCCTTCCTGCACTGGTTCACGGGCGAGGGCATGGACGAGATGGAGTTCACCGAGGCCGAGAGCAACATGAACGACCTGGTGTCCGAGTACCAGCAGTACCAGGACGCCACGGCCAATGACGGGGAGGACGCCTttgaggacgaggaggaggagatAGATGGATAG